A section of the Ictalurus punctatus breed USDA103 chromosome 8, Coco_2.0, whole genome shotgun sequence genome encodes:
- the c8h12orf4 gene encoding protein C12orf4 homolog, which produces MKTKGNVSSTEKEFVFEFKAGRNHSVLKVPLQFPVQENVNDLHGRLMLLHNIPCFVEKDLKKKLLAFIEGETLEDYDREAEAALQRITNGEVDINKLSNLWAKAYTETTLEHARPEEPSWDEDFADVYHELIHSSASETLLNLEHNYFVSVSELISERDMELKKLQERQAVEMNKVMQELGKTLSDQDVNTVAAQHFDAQQVLENKWASELKQVTGIQKQEYQEWVVKLHQDLRNPNNSTITEEIKVQPGQLTEASELGARVFEEHRQLEESFTIHLGAQLKTMHNLRLVRANVLDFCKHRRHGSGGSVKLRRLQTAFSLYSSSLCGLVLLVDNRVNSYSGIKRDFATVSQECTDFHFPRLSKQLEVVQQVVLYARAQRSSKQREQPEMPRNGSNDEKNKNIERNPSNILPGEFYISRHSNLSEVHIVFHLCVDDNVRSANLTARDPAIMGLRNILKVCCTHDITTITIPLLLVHDMSEEMTIPWCLKRAELVFKCVKGFMMEMASWDGGISRTVQFLVPQSISEEMFYQLSSMLPQIFRVSSTLTLTSKH; this is translated from the exons ATGAAAACTAAAGGGAATGTGAGCTCTACAGAGAAAGAATTTGTGTTTGAGTTTAAGGCCGGGAGAAATCACTCTGTCCTCAAAGTGCCTCTACAGTTTCCTGTTCAAGAAAATGTCAACGATCTGCACGGGAGACTCATGCTGCTCCATAACATTCCTTGCTTTGTAGAAAAGG ACTTAAAGAAGAAACTTCTTGCGTTCATTGAAGGAGAAACGTTAGAAGATTACGACCGGGAAGCTGAAGCAGCTCTACAGAGGATCACTAATGGAGAAGTTGACATCAATAAACTGAGCAACCTGTGGGCCAAGGCCTACACTGAG ACAACTCTTGAACACGCCCGACCCGAGGAACCCAGTTGGGACGAGGACTTCGCAGACGTGTATCACGAACTGATCCACTCTTCGGCCTCAGAAACGCTGCTTAACCTGGAACACAACTACTTCGTCAGTGTGTCCGAGCTCATcagtgagagagacatggagCTCAAGAAGCTCCAGGAGAG GCAGGCAGTGGAAATGAACAAAGTCATGCAGGAGCTGGGAAAGACCTTGAGTGATCAGGACGTTAATACAGTGGCAGCACAGCATTTTGACGCTCAGCAA GTTCTGGAGAACAAGTGGGCCAGTGAGCTGAAGCAGGTAACTGGCATTCAGAAGCAAGAGTACCAGGAGTGGGTGGTTAAACTACACCAGGACCTTCGCAACCCTAACAACAGCACCATCAC TGAGGAGATTAAGGTACAGCCTGGGCAGCTGACCGAGGCCAGCGAGTTGGGAGCCAGAGTGTTCGAGGAGCATCGACAGCTGGAGGAGAGCTTCACCATTCATTTAG GGGCTCAGCTGAAGACGATGCACAACCTGCGGCTGGTGCGGGCCAACGTGTTGGACTTCTGCAAGCACAGACGCCATGGCAGTGGTGGCAGCGTCAAGCTACGTCGACTTCAGACGGCATTCTCTCTGTACTCGTCCTCTCTCTGCGGCCTCGTCCTGCTCGTCGATAACAGAGTGAACTCCTACAGCGGCATAAAGAGAG ACTTTGCCACCGTGTCTCAAGAATGCACTGATTTCCATTTCCCCCGGCTTTCCAAGCAGCTGGAGGTGGTCCAGCAGGTGGTGCTGTATGCAAGGGCGCAGCGCAGCAGCAAGCAGCGAGAACAGCCTG AGATGCCCCGAAACGGGAGCAACGACGAGAAAAACAAGAACATAGAACGAAACCCTTCTAACATCCTTCCTG GTGAATTCTACATTAGTCGTCATTCCAACTTGTCCGAGGTTCACATAGTGTTTCATCTGTGCGTGGACGATAATGTGCGCTCGGCAAACCTCACGGCTCGAGACCCGGCCATCATGGGCCTGCGCAACATCCTCAAAGTGTGCTGCACGCACgacatcaccaccatcaccatcccGCTGCTGCTCGTGCACGACATGTCCGAG GAGATGACCATTCCCTGGTGTCTGAAGCGAGCTGAGTTGgtgtttaaatgtgtgaaag GTTTCATGATGGAAATGGCATCATGGGATGGTGGCATCTCCCGGACTGTTCAGTTCCTCGTCCCTCAG AGTATCTCTGAGGAAATGTTCTACCAGCTGAGCAGCATGCTGCCTCAGATCTTCCGAGTCTCCTCTACTCTCACGCTCACATCCAAACACTGA